Proteins found in one Cobetia sp. L2A1 genomic segment:
- a CDS encoding ABC transporter ATP-binding protein, producing MSLSLEAVTRRVGRETHIDTVDLTFEPGSFNVLLGRTLSGKTSLMRLMAGLDVPNEGRILMNGEDVTGRPVRERNISMVYQQFINYPSLNVYDNIASPLKLARMAPDEIRRRVHEIAEMLHIEPFLKRQPSELSGGQQQRTAMARALVKDADLVLFDEPLVNLDYKLREELRHEMRSLFATRNTIAVYATTEPGEALALGGTTTLMHEGRVLQSGPTESIYHHPVSVEAARLYSEPQINLFEAEVRGRELSFSGAVDAGSHGSRFVLPAPLAGLESGAYRFGVRPSHLGLAPLADDDLEFAVNVDIAEISGSETFLHVSNADHSLVLHLSGIHDFDVDDAIRVYAPAHKLFVYAEEAVRGADSALIRSPTRADNTVPATPSGGLV from the coding sequence ATGTCCCTGAGCCTTGAGGCGGTGACCCGCCGGGTTGGCCGCGAGACCCATATCGATACGGTGGACCTGACCTTCGAGCCCGGCTCCTTCAATGTGCTGCTTGGGCGTACCCTATCCGGGAAGACGTCATTGATGCGGTTGATGGCCGGTCTGGATGTGCCCAATGAAGGTCGCATCCTGATGAACGGCGAAGATGTGACCGGCCGACCGGTACGCGAGCGCAACATTTCGATGGTCTATCAGCAGTTCATCAACTATCCGAGTTTGAACGTCTACGACAACATTGCCTCACCGCTCAAGCTGGCGCGCATGGCCCCCGACGAGATTCGTCGTCGAGTGCATGAAATTGCCGAGATGCTGCATATCGAGCCGTTCCTCAAGCGCCAGCCGTCGGAGCTTTCTGGCGGGCAGCAGCAGCGCACGGCGATGGCACGCGCTCTGGTCAAGGACGCCGATCTCGTGCTGTTCGATGAGCCGCTGGTCAATCTTGATTACAAACTGCGTGAAGAGTTACGCCATGAGATGCGCAGCCTGTTCGCGACCCGTAACACCATTGCGGTCTACGCCACGACGGAGCCCGGAGAGGCTCTGGCGCTGGGCGGGACTACCACGCTGATGCACGAGGGACGAGTGCTGCAGTCCGGACCGACCGAGTCGATTTATCACCATCCGGTGAGTGTCGAGGCGGCCCGGCTTTACTCAGAACCCCAGATCAATCTATTCGAGGCTGAAGTACGTGGTCGCGAGTTGTCGTTCTCTGGTGCTGTTGATGCGGGCTCCCACGGCAGTCGCTTCGTGCTGCCTGCTCCGCTGGCGGGATTGGAAAGCGGTGCTTACCGTTTCGGCGTTCGTCCTAGTCACCTGGGGCTCGCACCATTGGCGGATGATGACCTGGAGTTTGCGGTCAATGTGGATATCGCCGAGATTTCTGGCTCCGAAACCTTCCTGCACGTCAGTAATGCTGATCACTCGCTGGTACTGCATTTGTCAGGTATTCACGACTTTGATGTCGATGACGCTATCCGTGTCTACGCGCCAGCACACAAGTTGTTTGTCTATGCCGAAGAAGCAGTGAGAGGGGCTGATAGTGCATTGATTCGCTCTCCGACACGGGCTGATAACACCGTGCCAGCCACCCCATCAGGAGGGCTTGTCTGA
- a CDS encoding ABC transporter ATP-binding protein, producing MAAIHLDDLAHSYMAAPSGDADYAIRRMNHVWEQGGAYALLGPSGCGKSTLLNIISGLLAPSEGAVRFDDRVVNHLPPEERNIAQVFQFPVVYDTMTVYDNLAFPLRNQRQPEHKVQSRVREIAQVLELESLLQRRASNLTADEKQKVSMGRGLVRDDVAAILFDEPLTVIDPHLKWKLRRKLKQIHEQFNITMVYVTHDQLEASTFADKIAVMYEGRIVQFGTPRELFEDPAHTFVGYFIGSPGMNLARISLEAQGVRLGEGESAPLLTLPRPLLATLAERSGELKLGIRPEFVALEAIELETMELEAASPERSEPEKADHWLSGQVLLVQDLGTYKVVDIDIGGGCVFKARIEEDAVIPHGRVRVRLPARWQRFYLDEHLLDVQPMSAAADIGVVDNKGGAA from the coding sequence ATGGCAGCGATTCATCTTGATGACCTGGCACATAGCTACATGGCCGCGCCGAGTGGAGATGCTGACTATGCCATTCGGCGCATGAACCATGTCTGGGAGCAGGGTGGTGCCTATGCGTTGCTGGGCCCCTCTGGCTGCGGCAAGAGCACCCTGCTCAATATCATCTCGGGTTTGCTGGCACCATCGGAAGGCGCGGTGCGCTTCGATGATCGGGTGGTCAATCATCTACCCCCGGAAGAGCGCAATATCGCACAGGTTTTTCAGTTCCCTGTGGTCTACGACACCATGACGGTCTACGACAATCTGGCCTTTCCGCTACGCAATCAGCGTCAACCGGAACACAAGGTGCAATCGCGGGTACGTGAGATTGCCCAGGTGCTGGAGCTGGAATCACTGCTCCAGCGGCGTGCTAGTAACCTGACGGCTGATGAAAAGCAGAAAGTGTCGATGGGGCGTGGACTGGTGCGCGACGACGTGGCCGCCATCCTGTTTGACGAGCCGCTGACGGTGATCGACCCGCACCTCAAGTGGAAGCTGCGTCGCAAGCTCAAGCAGATCCATGAGCAGTTCAACATCACGATGGTCTACGTGACCCATGATCAGCTCGAGGCATCGACCTTCGCCGACAAGATCGCGGTCATGTACGAGGGGCGCATCGTCCAGTTCGGCACTCCTCGCGAGCTGTTTGAAGACCCCGCTCACACCTTTGTGGGCTACTTCATCGGCTCGCCCGGCATGAATCTGGCGCGTATCTCACTTGAAGCACAAGGCGTGCGACTGGGAGAGGGTGAGTCCGCACCATTGCTCACATTACCCCGCCCATTACTGGCGACATTGGCCGAACGTTCGGGAGAACTCAAGCTGGGCATTCGCCCCGAGTTTGTAGCGCTTGAGGCGATAGAGCTTGAGACGATGGAACTCGAGGCCGCATCACCTGAAAGAAGCGAGCCTGAAAAGGCGGATCACTGGCTGAGCGGCCAGGTCCTGCTGGTGCAGGATCTAGGGACCTACAAGGTAGTGGATATCGATATCGGCGGTGGCTGTGTCTTCAAGGCACGTATCGAAGAAGATGCCGTCATTCCGCATGGGCGAGTGCGTGTGCGCTTACCGGCCCGCTGGCAGCGCTTCTATCTGGACGAACATCTGCTGGATGTTCAGCCGATGTCGGCTGCCGCAGATATTGGTGTCGTCGATAACAAGGGAGGAGCGGCCTGA
- a CDS encoding carbohydrate ABC transporter permease — MQRTHNNRAWWLVLPVVIVVAFSAIIPMMTVVNYSVQDIFDPSTRFFVGTEWYREILRDERLHDSLIRQFIYSFAVLAIEIPLGIAVALSMPRKGAMVSLCMILLALPLLIPWNVVGTIWQIIGREDIGLYGWALGQLGIDYNYASNPADAWVTVLVMDVWHWTSLVALLCYSGLRAIPDVYYQAARIDRASPWAVFRYIQLPKLKSVLLIGIMLRFMDSFMIYTEPFVLTGGGPGTTTTFLSQTLTQMAIGQFDLGRAAAFSLIYFLIILLVSWLFYTAMTHQDSDDA; from the coding sequence ATGCAGCGCACTCACAACAATCGCGCCTGGTGGCTGGTGCTGCCGGTTGTCATCGTGGTGGCCTTTTCGGCCATCATCCCGATGATGACGGTGGTCAACTACTCGGTGCAGGACATCTTTGATCCCTCGACGCGCTTCTTCGTCGGTACCGAGTGGTATCGCGAGATTCTGCGCGATGAGCGGTTGCACGATTCGTTGATCCGCCAGTTCATCTACTCTTTCGCCGTACTGGCCATTGAGATACCGCTCGGTATTGCGGTAGCACTCTCGATGCCGCGCAAGGGTGCGATGGTCTCGCTGTGCATGATTCTGTTGGCCCTGCCGTTGCTGATTCCCTGGAACGTGGTCGGCACCATCTGGCAGATCATCGGCCGTGAGGATATTGGGCTCTATGGTTGGGCGTTGGGTCAGTTGGGGATTGACTACAACTATGCTTCCAATCCGGCAGATGCCTGGGTGACGGTGCTGGTAATGGATGTCTGGCACTGGACCTCGCTGGTGGCGCTGCTGTGCTACTCCGGTCTCAGAGCGATTCCCGATGTCTATTATCAGGCTGCGCGGATTGATCGTGCCTCGCCGTGGGCCGTGTTCCGTTACATCCAGCTACCCAAGCTCAAAAGTGTGCTGTTGATCGGCATCATGTTGCGCTTCATGGACAGCTTCATGATCTACACCGAGCCCTTCGTGCTCACCGGTGGTGGTCCCGGCACCACTACCACCTTCCTGTCGCAGACCCTGACCCAGATGGCGATTGGCCAGTTCGACCTCGGACGCGCCGCTGCCTTCTCGCTGATCTACTTCCTCATCATCCTGCTGGTCTCGTGGCTGTTCTATACCGCGATGACCCATCAGGACAGTGACGACGCCTGA
- a CDS encoding carbohydrate ABC transporter permease, producing MKTRKRLVMTIYLLFLLVPIYWLLIMSFKSNQEILGGLTLWPENFTFDNYHVIFTDPSWYMGYVNSMSYVVLNMAISLTVALPAAYAFSRYRFLGDKHLFFWLLTNRMAPPAVFLLPFFQLYSSVGLFDTPLAVALAHCLFNVPLAVWILEGFMSGVPKEIDETAYIDGYSFPRFFLTLFIPMIRPGIGVTAFFCFMFSWVELLLARTLTATEAKPIAAVMTRTVSASGIDWGVLAAAGALTLIPGILVIYFVRNHVAKGFALGRV from the coding sequence ATGAAAACACGCAAGCGTCTGGTAATGACGATTTACCTACTGTTTCTGCTGGTGCCGATCTATTGGCTGTTGATCATGTCGTTCAAGTCGAATCAAGAGATTCTGGGCGGCCTGACACTATGGCCAGAGAACTTCACCTTCGATAACTATCACGTGATCTTTACCGACCCGAGTTGGTACATGGGCTATGTGAACTCGATGAGCTATGTGGTGCTCAACATGGCCATCTCGCTGACAGTGGCACTGCCGGCGGCCTATGCCTTCTCGCGTTATCGCTTTCTCGGTGACAAGCATCTGTTCTTCTGGCTGCTGACCAACCGTATGGCACCGCCAGCCGTGTTTCTGCTGCCGTTCTTCCAGCTCTACTCTTCGGTTGGTCTGTTCGACACTCCATTGGCGGTGGCGTTGGCGCACTGTCTGTTCAATGTGCCGCTGGCGGTATGGATTCTGGAAGGCTTCATGTCTGGGGTGCCGAAAGAGATCGATGAGACGGCATACATCGATGGCTACAGCTTCCCACGCTTCTTCCTGACGCTGTTCATTCCGATGATTCGTCCGGGAATCGGAGTGACAGCCTTCTTCTGCTTCATGTTCTCGTGGGTGGAGCTGCTGTTGGCGCGCACGTTGACGGCGACGGAGGCCAAGCCGATCGCGGCGGTGATGACGCGAACGGTCTCGGCCTCAGGGATCGACTGGGGCGTACTCGCTGCCGCCGGTGCCCTGACGCTGATTCCCGGCATTCTGGTGATCTACTTCGTGCGTAACCATGTTGCCAAGGGCTTCGCGCTAGGCCGTGTGTGA
- a CDS encoding DUF2160 domain-containing protein, with the protein MEWMAWTLPTTLFFAGIGIILLGMTAWQFATPTLSRQGFLPIATTRGDRLFIGLLSSGWLHLLWLGFTDQVLWIASIACVIWMLLLMKWG; encoded by the coding sequence ATGGAATGGATGGCCTGGACACTACCTACGACACTGTTCTTTGCGGGAATTGGCATCATTCTGCTGGGCATGACTGCTTGGCAGTTTGCGACGCCTACACTTAGCCGACAGGGGTTTCTGCCAATCGCCACTACCCGCGGCGACCGCCTGTTCATCGGTCTACTCTCCAGCGGCTGGCTACACCTGTTGTGGCTGGGCTTCACCGATCAGGTGCTATGGATCGCCAGTATCGCCTGCGTGATCTGGATGCTGCTGCTGATGAAGTGGGGCTAG
- a CDS encoding DUF4955 domain-containing protein encodes MSSSESSASRRMTRLLLSGLAIISVLGIGYWVSQSREASTAAQGTSATAARPSATEPSSPEKNVTEHDIDKQETVSDMPLWQRYRSTWLANRDRSAEERVALPLPDFSHAGYRQGEALPASVNVQKSGQRADENTRRFDVTDYGARGDDEMSDRVAVLTAHAAMRRWQQADSTDHSDSSPRHGVLYFPAGDYVLYGVEERAWFFARMIALKAAVADEERQQVLREALLKMQGLSLAGSHWTLAGAGSGSTHLKQTAPMLPLHASWYWSTPWLLHLGSLDEGRALVEGGQQEAWQPLAASSRSQPADTQDTVMLADSAQDASSLAVGDEVLLESIDKRPEAVTRALAPYQMEKDAKTGKPRWLIERDGVVKRARYRVVAREGKRLTLSLPLAHERLPGESWRIARIHPAREVGVEGVALSGNWRGQFKHHRSAEDDSGFGLLDIDGVTDSWIRDVRLVNFNQGIKVRHSSQTTLENVKLTGTPGHIAMTISDSNQVLADRIVDQSHAWHAPGVARYATHNVYLELEHGGDSGVELHGQQSRDTLFDRKRGGHVRDRWGASVGHQPNHLRGLVLWNPVNTGEPHDAWPFMRADSHYGKVIMPIVVGATGRALGVASQHDYARVMNAKGVTDYAELPAMDALQAIVESPGEAVTPASLYRAQHELEAENAH; translated from the coding sequence ATGTCGTCTTCTGAATCTTCCGCTTCTCGTCGTATGACTCGCTTGCTGTTATCGGGGCTGGCCATCATCAGTGTGCTGGGTATCGGGTATTGGGTTAGCCAGTCACGTGAGGCGTCAACGGCGGCGCAAGGCACATCCGCCACGGCAGCCAGACCGTCTGCTACTGAACCGTCTTCTCCTGAAAAGAATGTGACTGAGCACGATATTGATAAGCAGGAGACGGTGTCAGACATGCCGTTGTGGCAGCGTTATCGCAGCACTTGGCTTGCCAATCGTGATCGATCTGCTGAAGAGCGCGTGGCACTACCGTTGCCTGATTTCTCGCATGCTGGCTATCGACAGGGTGAGGCGTTGCCGGCCTCCGTCAATGTGCAAAAGAGTGGGCAGCGAGCTGATGAGAACACACGCCGCTTTGACGTGACTGACTACGGTGCGCGCGGCGATGATGAGATGAGCGATCGTGTGGCCGTCCTCACGGCACATGCTGCGATGCGTCGCTGGCAGCAGGCGGACAGTACTGACCACAGTGACAGTAGTCCGCGACATGGGGTGCTCTATTTTCCTGCTGGAGATTACGTTCTGTATGGCGTTGAAGAGCGTGCCTGGTTCTTTGCACGAATGATTGCTCTCAAGGCAGCGGTGGCTGATGAGGAGCGCCAGCAGGTGTTGCGTGAGGCACTGTTGAAGATGCAGGGCCTGAGTCTGGCAGGCAGTCATTGGACATTGGCAGGTGCGGGCAGTGGCAGCACGCATCTCAAGCAGACGGCCCCCATGCTGCCACTACATGCCAGCTGGTATTGGAGCACGCCTTGGCTACTCCATCTGGGTAGCCTGGACGAGGGAAGAGCGCTGGTCGAGGGTGGCCAGCAGGAAGCCTGGCAGCCACTGGCGGCAAGCTCTCGGAGTCAGCCCGCTGATACGCAAGATACGGTCATGCTGGCGGATTCAGCACAAGATGCGTCCTCGCTTGCAGTGGGTGATGAAGTCCTGCTGGAGAGTATCGACAAGCGCCCTGAAGCGGTGACTCGCGCGTTGGCCCCCTACCAGATGGAGAAGGACGCCAAGACCGGCAAACCACGCTGGTTGATTGAACGTGATGGTGTCGTCAAGCGAGCACGTTATCGCGTGGTGGCGCGAGAGGGAAAGCGTCTGACGCTCTCGCTGCCGCTGGCGCACGAACGCCTTCCGGGTGAATCGTGGCGGATTGCGCGCATTCATCCTGCGCGGGAAGTCGGGGTGGAGGGGGTGGCGTTGAGTGGTAACTGGCGTGGACAGTTCAAGCATCATCGAAGTGCCGAGGATGACAGTGGTTTTGGCCTGTTGGATATCGATGGTGTGACCGACAGCTGGATACGTGACGTGCGGCTCGTCAATTTCAATCAAGGGATCAAGGTGCGTCATAGCTCACAGACAACCCTTGAAAATGTGAAGTTGACCGGCACCCCGGGACACATCGCGATGACGATAAGTGACAGCAACCAGGTGCTAGCAGACAGAATAGTCGACCAAAGTCATGCCTGGCATGCCCCCGGAGTGGCACGCTACGCGACGCATAACGTCTACCTTGAACTTGAGCACGGTGGTGATAGTGGCGTTGAGCTACACGGACAGCAATCGCGGGACACGCTGTTTGATCGCAAGCGCGGTGGCCATGTGCGGGATCGTTGGGGTGCCAGCGTGGGCCATCAGCCCAATCATCTCCGGGGATTGGTGCTGTGGAATCCGGTCAATACCGGTGAGCCGCATGACGCATGGCCCTTCATGCGTGCCGACAGCCATTACGGCAAGGTCATCATGCCGATTGTCGTGGGAGCGACGGGGCGCGCATTGGGGGTTGCCAGCCAGCATGACTATGCACGTGTGATGAATGCCAAGGGCGTGACGGATTACGCTGAATTGCCGGCGATGGATGCGTTACAGGCCATCGTCGAGTCACCGGGAGAAGCCGTGACACCGGCCTCTCTCTATCGTGCTCAGCATGAGCTGGAAGCTGAGAACGCTCATTGA
- a CDS encoding ABC transporter substrate-binding protein — MSQQMIRPARLRYAIAFATAAGLAGLSSQAMADQYQDAAKKWIDKEFSPSTLSKDEQMSELEWFIKAAEPLRGMEIKVASETLTTHEYESKVLAKAFTEITGIKLTHDLIQEGDVIEKLQTQMQSGRNIYDAYVNDSDLIGTHFRYGKVVPISDMIKGDGKDFTSPTLDLDDFIGLDFTTGPDDKLYQLPDQQFANLYWFRADWFEREDLKKQFKDKYGYELGVPVNWSAYEDIADFFTNDVKELDGKRVYGHMDYGKKDPSLGWRFTDAWFSMAGAGDKGLPNGLPVDEWGIRVEECHPVGSSVTRGGATNGPAAVYATAKYVEWLDKYAPPEAQGMTFSESGPVPSQGNIAQQIFWYTAFTADMTREGLPVVNDDGTPKWRMAPSPHGPYWEEGMKLGYQDVGAWTFFDSTPEKNRLAAWLYAQFVTAKTVSLKKTLEGLTPIRESDIQSQAMTDAAPKLGGLVEFYRSPARVQWSPTGTNVPDYPKLAQLWWQYISQAASGEATPQEALDGLAKAQDRILERLERANVMPNCGPKLNEERDAQYWLDQPGAPKPKLENEKPQGETIAYDELLKSWKE; from the coding sequence ATGAGTCAGCAGATGATCAGACCTGCACGCCTGCGTTACGCGATTGCCTTTGCCACTGCCGCTGGATTGGCGGGGCTGTCGAGTCAGGCGATGGCGGATCAGTATCAAGATGCCGCCAAGAAGTGGATCGACAAGGAATTCTCACCCTCCACGCTCAGCAAGGACGAGCAGATGTCCGAGCTTGAGTGGTTCATCAAGGCCGCCGAGCCGCTGCGCGGCATGGAAATCAAGGTGGCGTCCGAGACTCTCACGACGCATGAATATGAGTCCAAGGTGCTGGCCAAGGCCTTCACTGAGATAACGGGCATCAAGCTGACTCACGACCTTATCCAGGAAGGCGATGTCATCGAGAAACTGCAGACCCAGATGCAGTCGGGGCGCAACATCTACGATGCCTACGTCAATGATTCGGACCTGATCGGCACTCACTTCCGTTATGGCAAGGTCGTGCCGATCAGCGACATGATAAAAGGCGATGGCAAGGACTTTACCTCTCCGACGCTGGACCTGGACGACTTCATCGGACTGGACTTCACCACCGGGCCGGATGACAAGCTCTATCAGTTGCCGGATCAGCAGTTCGCCAACCTTTACTGGTTCCGCGCGGACTGGTTTGAGCGTGAAGACCTCAAGAAACAGTTCAAGGACAAGTACGGTTACGAACTGGGCGTACCGGTCAACTGGTCAGCCTATGAAGACATCGCCGACTTCTTCACCAATGACGTCAAGGAGTTGGACGGCAAGCGTGTCTATGGTCACATGGATTATGGCAAGAAGGACCCGTCACTCGGGTGGCGCTTCACCGATGCGTGGTTCTCCATGGCAGGGGCAGGTGACAAGGGGCTGCCCAATGGGTTGCCGGTGGACGAGTGGGGCATTCGGGTCGAGGAATGTCATCCCGTCGGGTCTTCCGTCACGCGTGGCGGTGCCACCAATGGTCCCGCGGCCGTGTATGCGACCGCCAAGTACGTCGAGTGGTTGGACAAGTACGCACCGCCAGAAGCCCAGGGCATGACCTTCTCCGAGTCTGGTCCGGTACCATCCCAGGGCAATATCGCACAGCAGATCTTCTGGTATACCGCCTTCACTGCGGACATGACGCGTGAAGGACTGCCGGTGGTCAACGATGATGGCACGCCCAAGTGGCGCATGGCGCCGTCACCGCACGGCCCTTACTGGGAAGAGGGTATGAAGCTCGGCTATCAGGACGTGGGTGCATGGACCTTCTTTGACTCCACGCCGGAGAAGAATCGTCTGGCCGCGTGGCTGTATGCCCAGTTCGTGACGGCCAAGACTGTCTCGCTCAAGAAGACACTGGAAGGGCTGACGCCGATCCGCGAGTCTGACATCCAGTCACAGGCGATGACCGATGCTGCACCCAAGTTGGGTGGTCTGGTCGAGTTCTACAGAAGCCCGGCGCGCGTGCAGTGGTCACCAACCGGCACCAACGTACCGGATTATCCGAAGCTTGCTCAGCTGTGGTGGCAGTATATCTCTCAGGCTGCCAGTGGCGAGGCGACTCCGCAGGAAGCACTGGATGGGCTAGCCAAGGCGCAGGATCGTATCCTTGAGCGTCTGGAGCGAGCCAATGTGATGCCGAACTGCGGGCCGAAGCTCAATGAAGAACGCGATGCTCAGTACTGGCTAGACCAGCCGGGCGCACCCAAGCCCAAGCTGGAAAATGAAAAGCCTCAGGGCGAGACCATTGCCTATGATGAGCTACTCAAGAGTTGGAAAGAATGA